A single window of Pectobacterium parmentieri DNA harbors:
- a CDS encoding phosphoribosyltransferase domain-containing protein has product MSLISQQPVYTRHLSCGTLSVAPTGGVAALDTLFDIAERRNPKRAFLFVSKVLGRHIPVSPATMRGVYRQLAEQLPVSIEGPVLFIGMAETAVGLGAGVFDEVRQRVSEPVYLTSTRHPQDAELLCEFKEAHSHATDHLIYLPEDEQLRRRVREARTLILIDDEATTGNTFINLLAALRETTWLTHLQQVFAVTLTDWSGSALAQRCPLPLQSLSLVQGDWQWVPKPDAPLPIMPTVNVTARGNVAITGKQSWGRLGMAEPAGDLGRDLRVAPSEKILVLGSSEFVWEPFLLAEHLQAQGADVKFSSTTRSPIATGFAIQSAITFNDNYGLGIANFVYNVMHQRFDRILLCVETPPESVDPQLLDALATVAASVEIISYD; this is encoded by the coding sequence ATGTCACTGATTTCACAACAGCCTGTTTATACCCGCCACCTTTCCTGCGGCACACTGAGTGTGGCGCCAACTGGCGGCGTGGCGGCGCTGGATACCTTGTTTGATATTGCTGAACGTCGTAACCCTAAGCGTGCTTTCCTGTTTGTTAGCAAGGTACTCGGACGACACATTCCCGTATCTCCTGCAACGATGCGCGGTGTGTATCGCCAGCTTGCAGAACAACTCCCCGTCTCTATCGAGGGGCCGGTGCTGTTTATCGGCATGGCCGAAACGGCGGTAGGTTTAGGGGCAGGTGTTTTTGACGAAGTGAGGCAACGGGTCAGTGAGCCAGTTTATTTGACCTCCACCCGTCACCCGCAAGACGCTGAACTGCTCTGTGAGTTTAAGGAGGCGCATAGTCACGCCACCGATCACTTAATCTATCTCCCAGAGGATGAACAGTTGCGTCGTCGCGTGCGTGAAGCACGTACTCTGATACTGATTGATGATGAAGCGACGACGGGCAATACGTTTATTAATTTACTGGCCGCCCTGCGAGAAACCACATGGCTTACGCACTTACAGCAGGTGTTTGCTGTAACGCTAACCGACTGGAGCGGTAGTGCGCTCGCACAGCGTTGTCCTTTACCTCTTCAGTCCCTCTCTCTGGTTCAGGGCGACTGGCAATGGGTGCCCAAGCCCGATGCCCCCCTTCCAATCATGCCGACAGTGAATGTTACGGCGCGCGGTAACGTCGCTATCACGGGAAAACAGAGCTGGGGACGCTTGGGCATGGCCGAACCTGCGGGGGATTTAGGGCGTGATTTGCGTGTAGCGCCGAGTGAAAAAATATTGGTTCTGGGCAGTAGTGAGTTTGTTTGGGAACCTTTTTTACTGGCGGAGCATTTGCAAGCCCAGGGGGCTGACGTTAAGTTCAGCTCCACCACACGATCCCCTATCGCAACCGGGTTCGCGATCCAGTCGGCGATAACATTCAATGACAATTACGGGCTAGGCATTGCAAATTTTGTCTACAACGTTATGCATCAACGTTTCGATCGCATTTTGCTCTGCGTGGAGACGCCGCCAGAGAGTGTCGATCCTCAATTACTCGATGCGCTGGCGACGGTAGCGGCCAGCGTGGAGATTATCAGCTATGACTAA
- a CDS encoding vWA domain-containing protein — protein sequence MRRLPVYLLIDTSGSMRGESIHAVNVGIQAMLSALRQDPYALESVHISIITYDNDAREFIPLTPLEDFQFTDIVVPSAGGTFTGAALECLIQSVDRDIKRSDGDQKGDWRPLVFLMTDGSPSDAYAYDEAVTEVKKRAFGSIIACAVGPKAKHEHLKKLTNQVVALETLDSTAFAGFFKWVSASVASGSTSSGVTAGQDNLPPPPPEIQLVL from the coding sequence ATGAGACGGCTACCTGTTTATCTCTTGATTGATACTTCAGGCTCAATGCGCGGCGAGTCCATCCATGCGGTCAATGTGGGGATTCAGGCCATGCTAAGCGCACTGCGTCAGGATCCTTACGCACTAGAAAGCGTCCATATCTCGATCATCACCTACGACAATGACGCGCGAGAGTTTATCCCGTTGACGCCGCTGGAGGATTTCCAGTTTACCGATATTGTGGTGCCCAGTGCGGGTGGCACCTTTACGGGGGCGGCCCTTGAGTGTCTGATCCAGTCCGTCGATCGCGATATCAAACGTTCCGATGGCGATCAGAAAGGTGACTGGCGTCCTCTGGTATTCCTCATGACGGACGGTAGCCCCTCTGACGCCTACGCGTATGACGAAGCGGTGACCGAAGTCAAAAAACGTGCCTTCGGTTCGATCATTGCCTGTGCGGTTGGGCCGAAAGCCAAGCATGAACACCTTAAGAAGCTGACCAATCAAGTGGTGGCGTTAGAAACGCTGGACTCGACAGCGTTTGCCGGTTTCTTTAAATGGGTTTCTGCAAGTGTCGCATCCGGTAGCACTAGCTCCGGCGTCACGGCGGGTCAGGATAACCTACCGCCACCGCCTCCCGAAATACAGTTGGTTCTGTGA
- a CDS encoding HpcH/HpaI aldolase/citrate lyase family protein, which produces MNKRLSPWNLGATLYMPATRTDIADVILTDKISGLRSLVICLEDAVAESDVPLALLRLRELLTTLAQAKQANGKADWPLVFVRPRDAEMGRWLAHEMDLSPLDGLVLPKFTLASLPQWWEVVRNSELCMMPTLETEDVFDVVQMRELATQLQSHPCHERIIALRIGGNDLMNVISLRRSRHLTLYDGPMGYVIKMLVSIFAARNFALTAPVCEHIDEHHIMSRELALDMAHGLVGKTAIHPNQIAIIEQALMVSAADYADALRILNSSQAVFKSQGSMCEPATHRRWASGILDRAKVYGIASEQNLGARFIAATHNH; this is translated from the coding sequence ATGAATAAAAGGCTTTCTCCCTGGAATTTAGGTGCGACGCTCTATATGCCCGCGACGCGTACCGATATCGCTGACGTTATTTTGACCGATAAAATTAGCGGACTGCGCTCTCTGGTTATTTGCCTTGAAGATGCCGTCGCCGAAAGTGATGTCCCTTTGGCGCTGTTACGGCTTCGTGAGCTTCTGACGACATTAGCACAGGCGAAACAGGCTAATGGAAAAGCCGACTGGCCGTTGGTTTTTGTTCGTCCGCGTGACGCTGAGATGGGGCGTTGGCTGGCACATGAGATGGACTTGAGTCCGCTGGATGGGCTGGTGTTACCCAAATTTACCCTAGCTTCTTTGCCACAGTGGTGGGAAGTGGTGCGGAACAGCGAGCTTTGCATGATGCCAACACTGGAAACTGAAGACGTTTTCGACGTGGTGCAGATGCGTGAGTTAGCAACGCAGCTACAGTCTCACCCCTGCCATGAGCGCATTATTGCCTTGCGTATTGGTGGAAACGATCTGATGAATGTGATCTCACTGCGGCGGTCACGCCACCTGACTCTATATGATGGGCCGATGGGATACGTGATCAAAATGTTGGTCTCGATATTTGCTGCACGGAATTTCGCGTTAACCGCGCCAGTCTGTGAGCATATTGATGAACATCACATCATGTCACGCGAGTTGGCGTTGGATATGGCGCACGGATTGGTCGGCAAAACGGCTATTCATCCCAATCAAATCGCTATCATTGAGCAGGCGCTGATGGTGTCTGCGGCTGATTATGCGGATGCGTTGCGTATTCTGAATTCCAGTCAGGCGGTCTTTAAATCTCAGGGGTCGATGTGCGAACCGGCCACGCATCGGCGCTGGGCATCTGGGATTTTGGATCGCGCGAAGGTCTACGGCATCGCATCAGAGCAAAATTTGGGGGCGCGCTTTATCGCGGCGACCCATAATCATTGA
- a CDS encoding TerY-C metal binding domain-containing protein gives MRRLPVFFVLDCSESMIGDNLKKMNDGLQAIVSDLKKDPHALETAWISVIAFAGVAQTIVPLVEVVSFYPPRLPLGGGTSLGAALRELTKQIDEQVRKTTQERKGDWKPVVYLLTDGRPTDDTASEITRWKQHYANKVNLIAIGLGASADLNTLRQLTENVLLFTEAQEGDFTRFIKWITASVTAHSRSVGEDAPPLLSNNESIVRLAKDEVARAYDENCVILVGRCNKSRRPYLMKYERPNVNLSSLNFKLNINGFNLAGCFPIDEDYFAWSDARASALQVNTSELHGAPGCPHCGNASAFAMCSCGKLLCINGPETVICPWCNHNISFSENGGVDDFDVNRGRG, from the coding sequence ATGAGACGACTACCCGTTTTCTTTGTTCTCGACTGCTCGGAGTCGATGATCGGGGATAATCTGAAGAAAATGAATGATGGCCTACAGGCTATCGTTAGTGATTTGAAAAAAGATCCTCATGCCCTCGAAACAGCCTGGATTTCCGTCATCGCTTTCGCCGGTGTGGCGCAAACCATCGTTCCCTTGGTGGAGGTGGTATCGTTCTATCCACCGCGTCTGCCGTTAGGCGGTGGCACCAGCCTTGGCGCTGCGCTGCGGGAATTGACTAAACAGATCGATGAACAGGTAAGAAAGACGACGCAAGAGCGTAAAGGTGACTGGAAACCGGTGGTCTATCTGCTGACTGATGGTCGCCCGACGGATGATACCGCATCGGAAATCACTCGTTGGAAACAGCACTACGCTAATAAGGTCAACCTGATCGCGATTGGCCTGGGAGCCTCTGCCGATCTGAATACATTGCGCCAACTCACCGAAAATGTATTGCTGTTTACTGAGGCGCAAGAAGGGGATTTCACCCGCTTTATCAAATGGATCACCGCGTCTGTCACTGCCCATAGCCGTAGCGTCGGGGAAGATGCGCCACCGCTGTTGTCGAATAATGAGTCTATTGTCCGGTTGGCTAAGGATGAGGTCGCGCGGGCGTATGATGAGAACTGTGTCATTCTGGTTGGTCGCTGCAATAAATCGCGCCGCCCCTACCTGATGAAGTATGAGCGCCCCAACGTTAACCTATCGTCCCTCAATTTTAAGCTCAATATCAACGGATTTAATCTGGCAGGCTGTTTCCCGATAGATGAAGATTATTTTGCCTGGAGTGATGCCAGAGCCTCTGCGCTGCAAGTCAATACGAGCGAATTACACGGCGCGCCGGGTTGCCCCCACTGCGGTAATGCCAGTGCTTTTGCGATGTGTTCCTGCGGAAAACTGCTGTGCATCAACGGGCCAGAAACTGTGATATGCCCTTGGTGCAATCATAACATTAGCTTTAGTGAAAACGGCGGCGTGGATGATTTCGATGTCAATCGCGGGAGAGGCTAA
- a CDS encoding vWA domain-containing protein has translation MRRLPVYLLLDTSGSMHGEPMEAVKNGVQTLITTLRQDPYALETAYVSVITFDSSARQVVPLTDLINFKSPDLVANGTTALGEALSLVAQAIEREVQKTTAETKGDWRPLVFIMTDGAPTDDWRKGVADFTSARTGVVVACAAGQVAETKVLQEITEIVLQLDTADSNAIKAFFKWVSASISVGSQKVESGKKEVIGLDDLPPPPPEVNVVL, from the coding sequence ATGCGAAGACTACCTGTCTATTTATTGCTGGACACCTCTGGTTCAATGCACGGTGAGCCAATGGAAGCCGTCAAGAATGGGGTACAGACGTTAATCACGACGCTGCGCCAAGATCCCTACGCGCTGGAAACCGCTTATGTTTCCGTTATTACTTTTGATTCCTCTGCCCGTCAGGTTGTGCCGCTAACCGACCTGATTAATTTCAAATCCCCCGATCTGGTCGCGAATGGCACGACGGCTCTGGGTGAGGCGCTGTCGCTGGTCGCTCAGGCCATTGAACGTGAAGTCCAGAAAACCACGGCGGAAACGAAGGGTGACTGGCGTCCGTTGGTCTTCATCATGACCGATGGTGCGCCAACGGATGACTGGCGTAAAGGTGTCGCTGACTTTACGTCGGCGCGTACTGGTGTCGTTGTCGCCTGTGCCGCTGGACAAGTCGCAGAAACAAAGGTTTTACAGGAAATTACCGAAATCGTTCTACAGCTCGATACTGCGGATTCGAACGCTATCAAGGCGTTTTTCAAGTGGGTATCGGCGAGTATTTCAGTGGGAAGTCAAAAAGTGGAATCGGGTAAAAAAGAGGTTATCGGTCTTGACGATCTCCCCCCTCCGCCGCCAGAAGTGAATGTTGTGCTCTAA
- a CDS encoding TerD family protein, whose amino-acid sequence MSVSLRKGQSVSLKKNEFDLSSVTIGLGWDISEEKKGFLGGIFGKKTEDEYDLDVIAFLCNAEGKVVDLGQIEDGRPTLDNGDVIFFNNQRHHSGQIWLTGDNRTGAGDGDDEQIIANLNTLDAKYEKIVFIVQIYNGQEQQQHFGKVKNAFIRAVDANNVEMARFDLSGGPAFNQQCSMVFAELVREGTGWKLSAIGEPSESDSFITHLKSYL is encoded by the coding sequence ATGTCAGTCAGTTTGCGTAAAGGACAAAGTGTTAGCCTCAAGAAGAATGAATTTGATCTCTCCTCCGTCACCATCGGTCTGGGCTGGGACATTAGCGAAGAGAAAAAAGGCTTCCTGGGAGGAATATTTGGTAAGAAAACGGAAGATGAATATGATCTCGATGTTATCGCTTTCCTGTGCAATGCCGAAGGAAAAGTGGTTGATTTGGGACAGATAGAAGATGGCCGACCCACTTTGGATAACGGGGATGTGATCTTTTTCAATAACCAGCGGCACCACTCAGGTCAAATCTGGTTAACTGGCGACAACCGCACTGGAGCGGGGGATGGCGACGATGAGCAAATTATCGCTAACCTGAATACGCTGGATGCTAAATACGAAAAAATAGTTTTTATCGTCCAAATTTATAACGGCCAGGAACAGCAACAGCATTTTGGTAAAGTGAAGAACGCGTTTATTCGCGCTGTCGATGCCAATAATGTCGAAATGGCGCGTTTTGATCTGTCCGGCGGGCCTGCATTTAACCAACAATGCTCTATGGTCTTTGCCGAGCTGGTGCGTGAAGGCACGGGTTGGAAACTCAGCGCTATCGGTGAACCTTCCGAGTCAGATAGCTTTATTACGCATTTAAAGAGCTACCTGTAA